A stretch of the Candidatus Krumholzibacteriia bacterium genome encodes the following:
- a CDS encoding carboxymuconolactone decarboxylase family protein, with the protein MSYLERLRWGEVEPRLQRIFEHFHDERGNVPNLFRVMGRRPELMKTFNAHFGAVLSADGTLTVGFKEMLAVRVSQINECRY; encoded by the coding sequence GTGTCCTACCTGGAGCGCCTCCGCTGGGGTGAGGTGGAACCCCGCCTGCAGCGGATCTTCGAACACTTCCACGACGAGCGCGGGAACGTGCCCAACCTGTTCCGGGTGATGGGCCGACGTCCCGAACTCATGAAGACGTTCAACGCGCACTTCGGAGCGGTGCTGTCGGCCGACGGTACCCTCACCGTGGGCTTCAAGGAGATGCTCGCGGTCCGTGTGTCGCAGATCAACGAGTGCCGCTACTGA
- a CDS encoding TonB-dependent receptor, translating to MKTAAPWLFLFVLFTTFSASPARTQSTEGTSDHPYVLPDTVVVTGSRIVRPQRSVSATVTVVGRETLEDDTDNVLPTVASTVPGVFLQQRTTTGFGIGPGSGGNISIRGISGQPNTRILMLIDGQPQFMGIFGHPISDTYATQDVERVEVIRGAASVLYGSNAMAGAINLVTRRSGREGWSTSAMTSFGSETTSENSLSAQYNEGPTSVFTGLTFNRTDGHRDDFDDGFENLGGTVKVERELGAQWRLVGDLNLVDAEYEQPNAVGAATAPADSIREYLRGRTSIALHNRSERLEGTLRAFYSWGDHEFSDGFDSNDFYAGLSAHQSLRARETTVTTFGVDLARYGGDARNPSAGGDLVDETLDQVDVYGFLEQGLPARFDLTAGLRFVKSFDLEEGDTQWLPYVGLTHQLTGSTTLRASAGRSFRNPTLLDLFLFPPANAELEPESMWSTEAGVDQWLLGRRLRVELTGFVAEGDNLVQVVPQAAGPPRRLNSGEFSHAGVETGLRWFPVRQLEFRLGYTWLDTEDPELLAPAHDLNLTSTYRHERFRLTVGAHAVSDLYTSLPSPAGGGTQEDYVLLDASLHVPVGHGVTAFVRGENLTDTEYEIDRGYPMPGATVMAGLRLER from the coding sequence GCTCGCGCATCGTCCGCCCGCAGCGGTCGGTGAGCGCGACGGTGACCGTGGTTGGTCGCGAGACCCTCGAGGACGACACCGACAACGTCCTGCCCACCGTGGCCAGCACCGTGCCAGGCGTGTTCCTGCAGCAGCGCACCACCACGGGCTTCGGCATCGGGCCGGGCTCGGGCGGCAACATCAGCATCCGCGGGATCAGTGGGCAGCCGAACACGCGCATCCTCATGCTGATCGACGGCCAGCCGCAGTTCATGGGGATCTTCGGCCATCCGATCTCGGACACCTACGCGACCCAGGACGTCGAGCGCGTCGAGGTGATCCGTGGAGCGGCGTCGGTGCTGTACGGCAGCAACGCCATGGCCGGGGCGATCAACCTGGTCACCCGCCGCAGCGGGCGCGAGGGTTGGTCGACGTCGGCCATGACGAGCTTCGGCTCGGAGACGACGAGCGAGAACAGCCTTTCGGCGCAGTACAACGAGGGACCGACCTCGGTCTTCACCGGACTCACCTTCAACCGTACCGACGGTCACCGCGACGACTTCGACGACGGCTTCGAGAATCTCGGAGGCACGGTCAAGGTCGAGCGCGAACTCGGCGCGCAGTGGCGACTGGTGGGCGACCTGAACCTGGTCGACGCCGAGTACGAACAGCCCAACGCCGTGGGCGCCGCCACTGCGCCGGCCGACTCGATCCGCGAGTACCTGCGCGGTCGCACCTCGATCGCCCTGCACAACCGCAGCGAGCGGCTCGAGGGCACGCTGCGCGCCTTCTACAGCTGGGGCGACCACGAATTCTCCGACGGCTTCGACTCGAACGACTTCTACGCCGGGTTGTCCGCGCACCAGAGCCTGCGCGCCCGAGAGACCACGGTGACCACCTTCGGCGTGGATCTGGCGCGTTACGGCGGCGACGCCCGCAACCCGAGTGCCGGCGGTGACCTCGTGGACGAGACGCTCGACCAGGTCGACGTCTACGGCTTCCTCGAGCAGGGACTGCCCGCGCGCTTCGACCTGACCGCGGGCCTGCGCTTCGTGAAGAGCTTCGATCTCGAGGAGGGCGATACGCAGTGGCTGCCCTACGTCGGGCTCACCCATCAGCTCACCGGCAGCACGACGCTGCGCGCCTCGGCGGGGCGCTCGTTCCGCAACCCCACGCTGCTCGACCTGTTCCTGTTCCCGCCGGCGAACGCGGAGCTCGAACCCGAGAGCATGTGGAGCACCGAGGCGGGCGTCGACCAGTGGCTGCTGGGCCGGCGGCTGCGCGTGGAGCTGACGGGCTTCGTGGCCGAGGGCGACAACCTGGTCCAGGTGGTGCCGCAGGCGGCCGGACCCCCGCGCCGACTGAACAGTGGCGAGTTCTCCCACGCCGGCGTCGAGACCGGCCTTCGTTGGTTTCCCGTCCGGCAGCTCGAGTTCCGGCTCGGCTACACCTGGCTCGACACCGAGGACCCCGAGCTACTGGCCCCCGCACACGACCTGAACCTGACCTCGACCTACCGCCACGAGCGCTTCCGGCTCACCGTGGGTGCCCACGCGGTGTCGGATCTGTACACGTCGCTGCCGTCGCCGGCGGGTGGTGGCACGCAGGAGGACTACGTTCTGCTCGACGCCTCGCTGCACGTGCCGGTGGGCCACGGCGTCACCGCCTTCGTGCGCGGCGAGAACCTGACCGACACCGAGTACGAGATCGACCGCGGCTACCCCATGCCGGGGGCCACGGTCATGGCCGGGCTGCGGTTGGAGCGCTGA